A stretch of the Zonotrichia albicollis isolate bZonAlb1 chromosome 31, bZonAlb1.hap1, whole genome shotgun sequence genome encodes the following:
- the LOC141725837 gene encoding uncharacterized protein LOC141725837 translates to MEEEEKPWRFRTRRGCKPSPGSCGEERAPLSQEGGRRSSPSSELVEKPHGREKPHKCLECGKGFSRSLDLIQHQVIHTGERPSECEECGKRFSWSSSLRRHQRIHTWERPFECGECGKSFSQSSILMQHQRIHTGEKPFECEECGKIFSWSSSLMQHQRIHTGEKPFECGECGMSFSQKGSLMQHHRIHTGGKPYECVECGKSFRYSSGLRKHEGIHTGEKPYECGDCGKSFSMKWQLTEHQKIHTGEKPYKCGECGRSFREIWALIQHQVIHTGQRPYTCLECGKSYGWHTDLRKHQQRVHSGEKSYKCPQCGKRFHRSSDLLKHERIHTDERPFRCPDCEKGFKLNSALTLHRRIHTGERPDECGECGMRFSLSSTLTKHQRRRH, encoded by the coding sequence atggaggaggaggaaaagccctggagattccgcacgaggaggggctgcaaacccagcccagggagctgtggggaggaaagagcccccctgagccaggaaggtggccGGAGATCCAGCccgagctcagagctggtggagaagcctcatggcagggagaagccccacaagtgcttggaatgtgggaagggttTTAGTCGGAGCTTGGACCTGATCCAGCACCAggtgatccacactggggaacggcccAGCGAGTGTGAGGAGTGTGGGAAGCGTTTCAGCTGGAGCTCCAGCCTGAGGaggcaccagaggatccacacttgggagaggccctttgagtgtggggagtgcgggaagagcttcagccagagctccatCCTGATGCaacaccagaggatccacactggtgAAAAGCCCTTTGAGTgtgaggagtgtgggaagatcttcagctggagctccagcctgatgcaacaccagaggatccacactggggaaaagccctttgagtgtggggaatgtgggatgaGCTTCAGCCAGAAGGGGAGCCTGATGCAGCACCACAGGATCCACACAGGAGGAAAGCCCTATGAATGtgtggaatgtgggaagagctttagaTACAGCTCTGGCCTGAGGAAACATGAggggatccacactggggaaaagccctatgagtgtggggactgtgggaagagcttcagcatGAAGTGGCAGCTGACAGAACACCAGaagatccacactggggaaaagccctacaagtgtggggaatgtgggaggAGCTTCAGAGAAATCTGGGCCCTGATTCAGCACCAGGTGATCCACACAGGGCAACGACCCTACAcctgcttggaatgtgggaagagctatGGGTGGCACACTGACCTGAGAAAACACCAGCAGCGTGTTCACTCTGGGGAGAAGTCctacaagtgtccccagtgcgGGAAGAGGTTTCACAGGAGCTCCGATCTCCTCAAacatgagcggattcacaccgatgagaggcccttccgctgccccgaCTGCGAGAAGGGATTCAAGCTAAATTCTGCCCTCACCctgcaccggcgcatccacaccggggagaggcccgacgagtgtggggagtgtgggatgaGATTCTCATTGAGCTCAACTTTGACCAAACACCAACGGAGGcgccactaa